One Synechococcus sp. JA-2-3B'a(2-13) genomic window carries:
- a CDS encoding site-2 protease family protein has protein sequence MADWILLALVGSATYLLLQKSVARLSKVPWRILWLVMMLPPLVWVLGRQVFQYELPPLLMLLLFLTSYFTSMTLVRRGGIRPSTGGPRPEVENSSPEADPSPAGEPEPEEEEEDGAADPVSLALAHTPISEVPREKLSHCFPWNVFYLQNVEYRPQAIICRGNLRADPSEAYERVQQNVETTFGKRFLVVLQEGFAGKPFFALVPNPAARRSPADSRELPLLALGLLLFTFWTTLSAGAHAAGVSPDRLLHLPSLMKGLPYAVGILAILGSHEWTRYWVARRHHIKTSLPYFIPVPFVLGTFGAFIQLKEPVPNRKVLFDIAAAGPLAGSLVALGMLLLGLLFSAPADPPAVPEGQPTPISFHRIDPRLSVLLAILARMVLGDQLQPGQVIELHPLAFAGWLGLVVIAFNLMPVGQLDGGHIVHAVYGQQMGANVGRVARWLVLLLALTVQPWLLLWALLLFVISSADEPALNDVTELDEARDLLGLGMLTLLVLILLPVPPFLQNGLGLA, from the coding sequence ATGGCAGATTGGATCCTGTTGGCGCTGGTGGGTTCTGCAACCTACCTGCTGCTGCAAAAAAGTGTGGCCCGCCTCTCAAAGGTGCCGTGGCGGATCCTGTGGCTGGTGATGATGCTGCCCCCTTTGGTTTGGGTGCTGGGGCGTCAGGTGTTTCAGTACGAATTGCCTCCCTTGCTGATGTTGCTGCTGTTTCTCACCTCCTACTTTACCAGCATGACCTTGGTGAGACGAGGGGGTATTCGACCCTCAACCGGAGGCCCTCGGCCAGAGGTGGAAAACTCCTCTCCAGAAGCGGATCCCTCGCCGGCTGGGGAACCTGAGCCAGAGGAAGAGGAGGAAGACGGCGCCGCAGATCCGGTCTCGCTGGCTCTTGCCCACACCCCCATCTCCGAAGTGCCGCGGGAGAAGCTGAGCCATTGCTTCCCCTGGAACGTCTTTTATTTGCAAAATGTGGAGTACCGCCCCCAGGCGATCATCTGCCGGGGCAACTTGCGGGCGGATCCCAGTGAAGCCTATGAGCGGGTGCAGCAAAACGTGGAAACCACTTTCGGCAAACGCTTTTTGGTGGTGCTGCAGGAGGGGTTTGCCGGTAAGCCCTTTTTTGCCTTGGTGCCCAACCCGGCGGCGCGGCGCTCCCCGGCGGACAGTCGAGAGTTGCCGCTGCTGGCTTTGGGGCTGTTGCTATTCACCTTCTGGACAACCCTCAGTGCTGGGGCCCACGCGGCTGGGGTTAGCCCTGACCGGCTGCTGCATTTGCCCTCTCTGATGAAAGGATTGCCCTATGCGGTCGGGATCCTTGCCATTTTGGGATCCCATGAGTGGACTCGTTACTGGGTGGCCCGCCGCCACCACATCAAAACCTCGCTGCCCTATTTCATCCCGGTGCCTTTTGTCCTAGGGACTTTTGGGGCGTTTATCCAGTTGAAAGAGCCGGTGCCCAACCGCAAGGTGTTGTTTGATATCGCCGCCGCTGGGCCGCTGGCAGGGAGTCTTGTTGCTTTGGGCATGCTGTTGCTGGGGCTGTTGTTTTCAGCGCCTGCAGATCCTCCCGCGGTGCCGGAGGGGCAGCCGACCCCGATTAGTTTTCATCGCATTGACCCGCGCCTATCGGTGCTGCTGGCAATTCTGGCCCGCATGGTGCTGGGGGATCAGTTGCAGCCGGGGCAGGTGATCGAGCTGCACCCGCTGGCCTTTGCCGGCTGGCTGGGCTTGGTGGTGATTGCCTTTAACCTCATGCCGGTGGGCCAACTGGATGGAGGGCACATTGTCCACGCAGTGTATGGACAGCAGATGGGAGCGAATGTAGGCCGGGTAGCCCGCTGGTTGGTGCTGCTGCTGGCCTTGACGGTGCAGCCTTGGCTGTTGCTCTGGGCGCTGCTGCTGTTTGTGATTTCCAGTGCCGACGAGCCGGCCCTCAACGATGTGACGGAACTGGACGAGGCCCGAGATCTGCTGGGGCTGGGGATGCTCACGCTGCTGGTGCTGATCCTGCTGCCGGTGCCGCCGTTTTTGCAAAATGGGCTGGGCTTGGCCTAG
- a CDS encoding DUF751 family protein: MPQPQPPRRLEDQFVENVSRYPTYFITVLLGGIWAGLQPFVGLYRKSPTAAAMVTLGSLLLLLFVYFTLRGMTGNTFWPE, from the coding sequence ATGCCACAACCGCAGCCCCCCAGAAGACTGGAAGACCAGTTTGTGGAGAATGTCTCCCGTTATCCCACTTACTTTATTACCGTTTTGCTGGGGGGGATCTGGGCTGGCCTCCAGCCTTTTGTCGGCCTGTATCGCAAAAGTCCAACAGCGGCGGCTATGGTGACGCTGGGATCCCTTTTGTTGCTTCTATTTGTTTATTTCACCCTGCGAGGCATGACAGGGAATACCTTTTGGCCAGAATAG
- a CDS encoding flavin prenyltransferase UbiX → MTSSLPIILGVSGASGMLYAVRALHVLLSLDYRVEVVASKAAYQVWQGEQGVLLPTDPRKQAHFWRQQAESSGGSLVCHRWQDVGATIASGSYRTQGMLVIPCSMGTVAKLAAGLSSDLLERAADVQLKEGRRLVVVPRETPFSLIHLRNLTTLAEAGARIVPAIPAWYHQPRTILDLVDFVVVKALDQFGIDGDLIRRWQGMRQHQILKLPPDL, encoded by the coding sequence TTGACATCCTCTCTGCCCATCATCCTTGGCGTATCAGGCGCTTCAGGGATGCTCTATGCTGTGCGCGCTCTGCATGTTCTGCTCAGCCTGGACTACCGCGTCGAAGTGGTGGCCTCCAAAGCGGCCTATCAGGTGTGGCAGGGAGAACAAGGGGTGCTGCTGCCGACAGACCCCCGCAAGCAGGCCCACTTTTGGCGACAGCAAGCCGAGAGCAGCGGTGGATCCCTAGTTTGTCATCGCTGGCAGGATGTGGGGGCAACCATTGCCAGTGGCTCCTATCGCACGCAGGGGATGTTGGTGATCCCGTGCAGCATGGGTACAGTTGCCAAGTTGGCTGCCGGCTTGAGCTCGGATCTGCTGGAGCGGGCTGCTGATGTGCAGCTCAAGGAGGGACGACGCTTGGTGGTGGTGCCGCGGGAAACCCCCTTTAGCCTGATCCACCTGCGCAACTTGACCACTCTGGCAGAAGCGGGGGCGCGCATTGTTCCGGCCATTCCAGCTTGGTACCACCAGCCGCGTACCATCCTAGATTTGGTGGATTTTGTGGTGGTGAAGGCGTTGGATCAGTTCGGTATTGATGGCGATCTCATTCGCCGCTGGCAGGGGATGCGCCAGCATCAGATCCTCAAGCTGCCCCCTGATCTCTGA
- a CDS encoding alpha/beta fold hydrolase — MSLLLSPTPPLHRLNSHPSPSARVSANSVGNPGFSSVDAPSSSPTGSDRDPLSALPRYGYSQTWHWRGWPIHFTYTPSRAQTPAGVVNLTAAPALLIHGFGASVGHWRHNILPLGSQRSVYALDLLGFGKSAKPEIAYSVDLWVEQVHEFWQTHIQQPSILVGHSIGGLVGVIAAARYPQMVKGLCLISCADGPHPEELPPPWDALVRALCEGILSLLGCPLTYPHLFNWLRQTEVLRAWIKNVYKRDEQVDDELVQIFQRPAFEPGAAHVFLDGLRAILCRRFDSPKRLLPTLKMPILLLWGREDPAVPSFLADQFKRWQPALTLVKLPGVGHCAHDELPHWVNTLIGEWAASLETCPDLPTPLQRDPRVG; from the coding sequence ATGAGCCTATTGTTGTCACCCACTCCTCCCTTGCACAGACTCAACTCCCATCCTTCCCCTTCTGCTCGGGTCAGCGCCAATTCCGTCGGCAATCCCGGTTTCTCCTCTGTTGATGCGCCCTCCTCTTCCCCAACGGGTAGCGACAGGGATCCCTTGTCGGCTTTGCCTCGCTACGGCTACTCCCAAACCTGGCATTGGCGGGGCTGGCCCATCCATTTCACCTACACCCCCAGTCGTGCCCAAACCCCTGCCGGTGTCGTCAACTTGACGGCAGCTCCGGCCCTTTTAATCCATGGATTTGGAGCGTCAGTGGGTCATTGGCGCCACAACATTCTCCCTCTGGGATCCCAGCGCTCCGTCTATGCCCTCGACCTGCTGGGATTTGGCAAGAGTGCCAAGCCGGAGATTGCCTACAGCGTTGATCTGTGGGTGGAGCAGGTACACGAGTTTTGGCAAACTCACATTCAGCAGCCCAGCATCCTGGTGGGCCATTCCATCGGGGGCTTGGTGGGAGTCATTGCCGCCGCCCGCTATCCCCAAATGGTGAAAGGCTTGTGCTTGATCAGTTGTGCCGATGGGCCTCACCCCGAAGAATTACCCCCTCCCTGGGATGCTCTGGTGCGAGCCCTCTGCGAAGGGATTCTGTCGTTGCTGGGGTGCCCCCTCACTTATCCCCACCTCTTCAACTGGCTGCGACAAACCGAGGTGCTACGAGCTTGGATCAAGAATGTCTACAAGCGGGATGAGCAGGTGGATGACGAGCTGGTGCAGATCTTCCAGAGACCGGCCTTTGAGCCGGGGGCAGCCCACGTGTTTTTGGACGGTCTGAGGGCCATTCTCTGCCGCCGCTTCGACAGCCCCAAACGCCTGCTGCCCACCCTAAAAATGCCTATCTTGCTACTTTGGGGCCGAGAAGATCCGGCAGTGCCCAGTTTTTTGGCAGACCAATTTAAGCGCTGGCAACCTGCCCTCACCTTGGTGAAGCTGCCGGGAGTAGGCCACTGCGCCCACGACGAGCTGCCTCACTGGGTCAACACCCTCATCGGGGAATGGGCGGCCAGTCTGGAGACCTGCCCTGACTTGCCCACCCCCCTTCAGCGGGATCCCCGAGTCGGCTAG
- a CDS encoding cobalt-precorrin-8X methylmutase, translating to MTVPLTPDPMNEAFQVDPITAASFRQIDQEIGPHPWQGIPYEVVRRAIHATADFELRDRFFFGPNAVEQALAALRQKRPVVVDVRMVAAGIQSGLKAQGIPLYCALDWVEEPRWPGQTRAANGMVNLARRYPEALFVVGNAPTALLALVEEIRAQRVKPALVIGVPVGFVAVEEAKQALAQTDVPQIRVEGRKGGSPVAAAIVNALLLAAQRDPIPN from the coding sequence ATGACTGTGCCCCTGACTCCAGACCCAATGAATGAAGCCTTCCAGGTAGACCCAATCACTGCTGCCAGCTTCCGCCAGATCGATCAAGAGATTGGCCCCCACCCCTGGCAAGGGATCCCTTATGAGGTGGTGCGCCGCGCCATTCATGCCACTGCCGACTTTGAGCTACGGGATCGCTTTTTCTTCGGCCCCAACGCCGTCGAACAAGCCCTGGCAGCCCTGCGGCAAAAGCGGCCTGTCGTTGTCGATGTCAGGATGGTGGCAGCTGGGATCCAGTCAGGTCTGAAAGCCCAAGGGATCCCCCTCTACTGTGCTTTGGACTGGGTGGAGGAGCCCCGTTGGCCCGGTCAAACCCGCGCCGCCAATGGGATGGTGAACTTGGCACGCCGCTATCCAGAAGCCCTGTTTGTCGTTGGCAATGCCCCCACCGCGTTGCTGGCTTTGGTGGAGGAGATTCGGGCACAGCGGGTCAAGCCGGCTTTGGTGATCGGAGTGCCGGTGGGATTTGTGGCGGTGGAAGAGGCCAAGCAGGCGTTGGCGCAAACGGATGTTCCCCAGATTCGGGTGGAGGGCCGCAAAGGCGGATCCCCAGTTGCTGCTGCCATTGTCAATGCCCTTCTCTTGGCAGCTCAACGGGATCCCATCCCCAACTGA
- a CDS encoding bifunctional cobalt-precorrin-7 (C(5))-methyltransferase/cobalt-precorrin-6B (C(15))-methyltransferase gives MATAAPGRSPQLAVVGVAGDGSVASWGIPPLSQARVLAGAPHLLRHFTDHPARKIPLTGPVESWIPLLQQEMAQGSLVLLASGDPLFFGIGRLLTEYFPAERLAFYPQVSSVQLALNRLQIPWQEATILSLHGRGVERLEAVLKQGSPVIVVLTDPEHTPTVLAQFIADLRLPVRYQAWVCSQLGSPQEQVVPLQEGEDAVFPSPNVVVLRRVEPEPDPHRWPLVGIPDDQFYTFPDQPGLITKQPIRLLTLGSLQLPQEGVVWDIGAGTGSVAIEIARLSSRLQVYAVERNAMGICLIRRNRQRFGPENLQVIPGAAPQVLADLPDPDRVVLGGGGKGIRDLLPVVGARLRPGGILVANFATLETCSEALQWLRSRGWQVRVDHVQISRSAVLAEGTRFAPLNPVYLLQGIPSNWKAQ, from the coding sequence ATGGCTACGGCAGCACCTGGGCGGTCACCTCAGCTTGCGGTCGTAGGGGTAGCGGGGGATGGCTCTGTGGCTTCCTGGGGGATCCCCCCCCTTTCCCAAGCCAGGGTTTTGGCAGGAGCCCCTCATCTGCTCCGGCACTTTACCGATCATCCGGCCCGCAAGATCCCGCTCACCGGGCCAGTGGAAAGTTGGATCCCACTTTTGCAGCAGGAGATGGCTCAGGGATCCCTAGTTTTGTTGGCCAGCGGGGATCCGCTTTTTTTCGGGATCGGGCGGCTGTTGACGGAGTATTTCCCAGCGGAGCGGTTGGCCTTCTATCCGCAGGTGAGCTCGGTGCAGCTGGCCCTGAACCGCCTGCAGATCCCCTGGCAGGAGGCGACCATCCTCAGCCTGCACGGGCGGGGAGTGGAGCGGTTGGAAGCCGTTCTCAAGCAGGGATCCCCTGTGATCGTGGTGCTCACCGATCCGGAGCATACACCGACCGTCTTGGCCCAGTTCATTGCCGACCTGCGGCTGCCGGTGCGTTACCAAGCCTGGGTCTGTAGTCAACTGGGATCCCCTCAAGAACAGGTCGTGCCCCTCCAAGAAGGGGAAGACGCCGTTTTCCCCAGCCCCAACGTTGTGGTGCTGCGACGAGTAGAGCCGGAGCCAGATCCCCATCGCTGGCCTTTGGTCGGGATCCCGGACGACCAGTTCTACACCTTTCCCGACCAGCCCGGCTTGATCACCAAGCAGCCCATCCGCCTGCTCACCTTGGGATCCCTGCAGCTCCCCCAAGAGGGCGTGGTGTGGGATATCGGTGCCGGCACCGGCTCGGTGGCCATCGAAATAGCCCGCCTCTCTTCTCGGCTCCAGGTCTATGCTGTCGAGCGCAACGCCATGGGCATCTGTCTGATTCGGCGCAACCGGCAACGCTTTGGCCCAGAGAACCTGCAGGTGATCCCGGGGGCAGCCCCCCAAGTGTTGGCCGACCTGCCAGATCCGGATCGGGTGGTGCTGGGCGGTGGCGGCAAAGGGATCCGCGACCTGCTGCCGGTGGTGGGAGCCCGCCTGCGGCCTGGAGGGATCTTGGTGGCCAACTTCGCTACCCTAGAAACCTGCAGTGAAGCCCTGCAATGGCTGCGTTCTCGGGGCTGGCAAGTTCGAGTAGATCACGTTCAGATCTCCCGCTCTGCCGTCCTGGCCGAGGGCACCCGCTTTGCCCCCCTGAACCCGGTTTACCTGCTGCAAGGGATCCCTTCAAATTGGAAAGCCCAGTAA
- a CDS encoding NYN domain-containing protein, whose product MLRLDPDPSFQPGDSLQDNRGRVAIFIDGSNLFYAALQLGIEIDYTRLLKTLSGRSPLLRSFFYTGVDRNNEKQQGFLLWMRRNGYRVVTKELTQLPDGSKRANLDVEIAVDMLSLVRWYETAVLVSGDGDLAYAVNAVSYQGARVEVVSLRSMTSDQLINLADRYIDLESIKDQIKKTNRPSSAYLYRPGFTADEEDEG is encoded by the coding sequence ATGCTGCGTCTTGATCCTGATCCCAGTTTTCAGCCTGGGGATTCCTTGCAGGACAACCGTGGGCGTGTGGCCATATTCATCGACGGGTCTAATCTGTTCTACGCCGCTCTGCAACTGGGCATTGAGATCGACTACACCCGTCTGCTGAAGACGCTGAGTGGTCGGTCGCCCCTTTTGCGCTCTTTTTTCTACACCGGCGTCGATCGCAACAACGAAAAGCAGCAGGGGTTTTTGCTCTGGATGCGCCGCAATGGCTACCGCGTGGTTACCAAAGAGCTAACCCAGTTGCCCGATGGATCCAAGAGAGCCAACCTGGATGTGGAAATTGCCGTGGATATGCTGTCGCTGGTGCGCTGGTATGAGACGGCTGTGCTGGTGAGCGGCGATGGAGACTTGGCCTATGCGGTCAATGCCGTTAGCTACCAAGGGGCACGAGTGGAGGTGGTCAGCTTGCGTTCCATGACCAGCGATCAACTGATCAACTTGGCGGATCGCTACATCGACCTGGAATCCATCAAAGACCAAATCAAGAAGACCAACCGTCCCTCCTCCGCCTACCTGTACCGACCGGGGTTCACCGCCGATGAGGAGGACGAGGGATAA
- the sfsA gene encoding DNA/RNA nuclease SfsA has protein sequence MECGDGPVPYRFSSPLHRGVLRSRYKRFLADVELENGQQIIAHCPNTGPMSGVCQVGAPVYLSHHPEPKRKLAYTWEMIQVDGVWVGINTSLPNRLVDWGLERGWFPQLAGFSRRQREVTCGKSKIDFLLTGDAGSAYLEVKNTTWAVGSRALFPDTVTTRGQKHLEDLIQIRQQGQRALLLYWINRADCTEFAPGEERDPRYARLFREALQAGVEMLPYRVEVSPTGIRPLGLAKIVV, from the coding sequence ATGGAGTGCGGGGATGGGCCGGTACCTTACCGCTTTTCGAGCCCCTTGCACAGAGGGGTGCTGCGCAGCCGCTACAAGCGGTTTTTGGCCGATGTGGAGCTGGAAAACGGGCAACAGATCATCGCCCATTGCCCCAACACGGGGCCGATGAGTGGGGTCTGTCAGGTGGGGGCACCTGTGTACCTCTCCCATCACCCGGAGCCAAAACGGAAACTGGCCTACACCTGGGAAATGATCCAGGTGGATGGGGTATGGGTGGGGATCAACACCAGCTTGCCCAATCGCCTGGTGGACTGGGGGCTGGAGCGAGGGTGGTTTCCCCAGTTGGCAGGATTTTCCCGCCGGCAACGGGAGGTGACCTGCGGCAAGAGCAAAATCGACTTTCTGCTGACAGGAGACGCTGGCTCGGCCTATCTGGAGGTGAAGAATACCACCTGGGCTGTGGGATCCCGCGCGCTGTTTCCCGATACGGTGACCACCCGCGGCCAAAAACACTTGGAAGATCTGATCCAGATCCGCCAACAGGGGCAGCGGGCTCTGCTGCTGTACTGGATCAATCGCGCCGATTGCACCGAGTTTGCCCCCGGCGAAGAACGGGATCCCCGCTATGCCCGTCTGTTTCGTGAGGCCCTGCAAGCCGGAGTGGAGATGTTGCCCTATCGGGTCGAGGTTTCGCCGACAGGGATCCGCCCCTTGGGTTTGGCCAAAATCGTTGTCTAA
- a CDS encoding GTP cyclohydrolase II, producing the protein MSEPSSRPHHIVLTSHPSPHGTQAQPIRWGALDPLRRGPVVGSLTNLAHRNVIGTHAGAYAVYRALAVASGSLQADHRADLTHTAPVVSIGPHPSWGDPDRIVSLDPWGAVVGEVFAPLYAQGYDIRPTIAITQAHIHMPELQEAVNKGRLRVDGRILKDNGSLVVTKAAIEPVWYLPGIAKRLQVSESLLRRTLFEQTGGMFPELVTRPDLSVFLPPIGGQTVYIIGQVAAITDPALPLAVRVHDECNGSDVFGSDICTCRPYLVHSIEECVKTAQAGGAGVIVYLRKEGRALGEVTKFLVYNARKRQEGGDRADAYFARTECVAGVQDIRFQELMPDVLHWLGITRIDRLISMSDLKYRAITNSGIEVVQRVPIPEELIPADARVEIEAKKAAGYYTEGEVLDAERLAQIRGRALVE; encoded by the coding sequence ATGAGCGAACCTTCCTCCCGTCCTCATCACATTGTCCTGACTTCCCATCCCTCCCCTCATGGGACGCAAGCCCAGCCGATCCGCTGGGGAGCCTTGGATCCGCTGCGGCGGGGGCCGGTGGTGGGTAGCCTGACCAATCTTGCCCATCGCAATGTCATCGGCACCCATGCGGGAGCCTACGCTGTCTATCGGGCATTGGCTGTGGCCAGTGGCTCTTTGCAGGCGGATCACCGCGCCGATTTAACCCATACTGCCCCGGTGGTGTCGATTGGCCCTCACCCAAGCTGGGGAGATCCAGACCGGATTGTGTCCTTGGATCCCTGGGGAGCAGTTGTGGGGGAAGTCTTTGCTCCCCTCTATGCCCAGGGCTACGATATTCGCCCTACTATTGCCATTACTCAGGCCCACATCCACATGCCAGAACTGCAGGAGGCGGTCAACAAAGGGCGGTTACGGGTGGATGGCCGGATCCTCAAAGACAATGGCAGCCTGGTGGTCACCAAAGCCGCAATCGAGCCGGTCTGGTACCTGCCGGGGATCGCCAAACGATTGCAGGTGAGCGAAAGCCTGCTGCGCCGCACCCTCTTCGAGCAGACGGGAGGCATGTTTCCAGAATTGGTGACTCGCCCAGACCTATCGGTGTTTTTGCCGCCCATCGGTGGCCAGACGGTGTACATCATCGGGCAAGTGGCCGCCATCACCGACCCGGCTTTGCCCCTGGCGGTGCGGGTTCACGACGAATGCAATGGTTCCGATGTGTTTGGCTCGGATATTTGCACCTGCCGCCCCTACCTGGTGCATAGCATTGAGGAATGCGTTAAGACGGCCCAGGCCGGTGGAGCCGGGGTGATCGTGTACCTGCGCAAAGAAGGCCGCGCCTTGGGAGAGGTGACCAAGTTTTTGGTCTACAACGCCCGCAAGCGCCAGGAAGGAGGGGATCGGGCTGATGCCTACTTCGCCCGTACCGAGTGTGTGGCAGGGGTGCAAGACATCCGGTTTCAGGAGTTGATGCCGGATGTGCTCCATTGGCTGGGCATAACCCGAATCGATCGCCTGATTTCCATGAGCGACCTCAAGTATCGAGCCATCACCAACTCCGGCATTGAGGTCGTGCAGCGGGTGCCCATCCCAGAAGAGCTGATCCCGGCGGATGCCCGTGTGGAGATCGAGGCCAAAAAAGCTGCCGGCTACTACACTGAGGGTGAGGTACTGGATGCGGAGCGGCTGGCCCAAATCCGAGGAAGAGCCTTGGTGGAGTGA
- the xth gene encoding exodeoxyribonuclease III: MQVATWNVNSIRTRLPQVLAWLDSQGSLDVLCLQETKVVDEDFPRAAFQERGFHVEVYGQKSYNGVALISRDPPEKVERGFGALLPSAADLDEQKRLMSAIYRGIRILNLYVPNGAEVGSEKYAYKLRWLATLKDYLAVALSQGDPILLCGDFNIALEDRDIYDPQKAGEIMASEPERQALQEILALGFEDAFRRFTPDPGHFSWWDYRSGGFQRNRGWRIDHHYLSRELQEKATACWIDVEPRRAEKPSDHAPVIVALDI, from the coding sequence ATGCAAGTGGCTACCTGGAATGTCAACTCCATTCGCACCCGGCTGCCTCAGGTTTTGGCTTGGCTGGACAGCCAGGGATCCCTGGATGTGCTCTGCCTGCAGGAGACTAAGGTGGTGGATGAAGACTTTCCCCGGGCGGCCTTTCAGGAGCGGGGCTTTCATGTGGAGGTCTACGGGCAAAAGTCCTACAACGGTGTGGCTCTGATCAGCCGGGATCCCCCGGAAAAAGTAGAACGGGGGTTTGGTGCGCTGCTGCCTTCGGCGGCAGATTTGGACGAGCAAAAGCGGCTGATGAGCGCCATCTACCGCGGGATCCGTATTCTCAACCTTTATGTGCCCAACGGTGCTGAGGTGGGATCGGAAAAATACGCCTATAAATTGCGCTGGCTGGCCACGCTGAAGGATTACCTCGCGGTTGCCCTGAGCCAAGGGGATCCCATCTTGCTCTGCGGGGACTTTAACATTGCCCTGGAAGATCGGGATATTTACGATCCCCAAAAAGCGGGAGAAATCATGGCTTCCGAACCGGAGCGACAAGCCCTGCAGGAGATCCTGGCTTTAGGGTTTGAAGATGCGTTTCGCAGGTTCACCCCAGATCCCGGCCATTTTAGCTGGTGGGACTATCGCTCGGGGGGGTTTCAAAGGAATCGCGGCTGGCGCATTGATCATCATTATCTGTCTCGTGAGCTACAGGAGAAAGCCACCGCTTGCTGGATCGATGTTGAGCCACGGCGGGCCGAAAAACCCAGCGATCATGCCCCTGTCATTGTTGCCCTGGATATTTAA
- a CDS encoding RNA-guided endonuclease InsQ/TnpB family protein, producing MTQVLTVPCKLKVSQSQAAKLDATMDAFVQALNWVNQNTPEKVVNAVKLQSLCYYQIRARFGLSSNLAQQVCRRLAGARKVAQQKNRPVKAFKGGFATYDARIFSFREKDWTVSLTTVEGRERFELAIGRYQRERLAGSNPKSATLVKRKDGSYSIQICVEAEPSPPQRTGRVLGVDLGRTDIAHTSEGDNWNGQQLNRIRDHYSRLRAALQRKASKGTRSSRRRCRQLLQRLSGKERRFQAWVNHRISKAIVSRAKTTNSAIALEDLTGIRKRVNQQPRSKAERRRANSWAFYQLRQFLEYKARAAGVSLILVPPAYTSQTCHKCLHIHPEQGKSYRSGKSFKCGHCGWEGDADLNGANVIALLGAAVNQPRGSWLACQLQGYRKPALYCEAVRVG from the coding sequence ATGACTCAAGTCCTGACCGTCCCCTGCAAGCTCAAGGTGTCCCAGTCGCAAGCCGCAAAGTTGGATGCGACAATGGATGCCTTTGTGCAGGCGTTGAACTGGGTCAACCAAAACACACCAGAAAAAGTAGTCAACGCAGTCAAACTCCAGTCCCTTTGCTATTACCAGATTCGCGCCCGGTTCGGCTTATCCAGTAACTTGGCTCAGCAGGTCTGCAGGCGGCTGGCCGGCGCCCGTAAAGTTGCCCAACAGAAAAACCGCCCCGTCAAAGCGTTCAAGGGTGGCTTCGCTACCTACGACGCTCGTATCTTTTCGTTCCGCGAGAAAGACTGGACGGTGTCGCTGACCACGGTGGAGGGTCGGGAGCGCTTTGAGCTGGCGATTGGCCGCTACCAGAGAGAACGGCTGGCGGGCTCCAATCCCAAATCTGCCACTCTGGTCAAGCGTAAAGACGGCTCCTACTCCATTCAAATCTGTGTGGAAGCGGAGCCATCCCCACCGCAACGCACGGGTAGAGTGCTGGGGGTGGACTTGGGAAGGACAGATATTGCCCATACGTCAGAAGGGGATAACTGGAATGGACAGCAGTTGAACCGAATCCGAGACCACTACTCCCGGTTGAGGGCGGCACTCCAACGCAAAGCCAGTAAGGGCACACGCAGTTCGCGGCGCAGATGCCGTCAACTGCTGCAACGGCTGTCTGGCAAGGAGAGGCGCTTTCAGGCGTGGGTCAATCATCGCATCTCCAAAGCTATTGTCTCTAGGGCAAAGACCACAAACAGCGCTATTGCCCTGGAAGACCTGACAGGGATCCGGAAAAGAGTCAATCAACAACCCCGCAGCAAAGCCGAGCGGCGCAGGGCCAACAGTTGGGCGTTCTACCAACTACGTCAGTTTCTGGAATACAAGGCGAGGGCTGCAGGGGTTTCTCTGATTCTTGTGCCGCCTGCTTACACGTCGCAGACCTGTCACAAGTGTTTACACATCCACCCTGAGCAGGGCAAGTCCTACCGCAGTGGCAAGTCGTTCAAGTGTGGGCACTGTGGATGGGAAGGGGATGCGGATTTGAATGGTGCGAATGTGATTGCGCTTTTGGGGGCTGCTGTGAACCAGCCTAGAGGTTCGTGGTTGGCTTGCCAACTGCAGGGCTACCGAAAGCCCGCCCTGTACTGCGAAGCAGTCAGGGTCGGGTAG
- a CDS encoding sigma-70 family RNA polymerase sigma factor produces the protein MQAAKDTSDWELIQRCLNGDSQSFRQLYRKYQQSVRNILYPLCGADLLDDLVQEVFIRAWKGLPRFRGSAQFSTWLYRICWNVASDQRRRCARQHSQTQNLALGSDIAHPGPDLMHLHYQQALQQSMAQLSPEHRMVVNYPTLTASQYRAGFR, from the coding sequence GTGCAGGCGGCAAAGGATACATCCGATTGGGAGCTGATCCAGCGCTGCCTCAACGGCGACAGCCAGAGCTTTCGCCAACTCTACCGCAAATACCAGCAGTCGGTACGGAATATCCTCTATCCCTTGTGTGGAGCCGATCTTTTGGATGACCTGGTACAGGAAGTGTTTATTCGTGCCTGGAAAGGGTTGCCTCGGTTTCGCGGCTCGGCCCAGTTTTCCACTTGGCTGTATCGCATCTGCTGGAATGTGGCCTCAGATCAGCGACGGCGCTGCGCCCGGCAACACTCCCAAACCCAAAACCTGGCCCTCGGATCGGATATCGCTCACCCTGGCCCCGACCTGATGCACTTGCACTACCAACAGGCTCTACAGCAAAGCATGGCTCAGCTCAGCCCCGAACACAGAATGGTTGTAAACTACCCGACCCTGACTGCTTCGCAGTACAGGGCGGGCTTTCGGTAG